One genomic region from Quercus robur chromosome 4, dhQueRobu3.1, whole genome shotgun sequence encodes:
- the LOC126721677 gene encoding uncharacterized protein PHLOEM PROTEIN 2-LIKE A4-like isoform X1, which produces MKKKASTDLINKNTVSEEFLEFKRKKKWGDKSTGYKCFMLYPRSLYITWGNRENWTWDCFEETGDENIEVAKLSHVCWLDVRGKLTMSDLSPEVEYEIVYVVKLTKGASGWELPIRLKLSLPDGRVQERQVCLLEKPRKQWMELNVGNFQSKDGESGEVCFDLFEHGGHWKIGLIIKGAILRPKQIDSSKFDRINIE; this is translated from the exons ATGAAGAAGAAGGCATCAACAGATCTCATCAACAAGAACACTGTGTCTGAAGAATTCCTTGAATTCAAGAGGAAG AAAAAATGGGGTGATAAGTCGACAGGCTATAAGTGCTTTATGTTGTATCCAAGGTCACTCTACATCACCTGGGGTAATCGTGAAAACTGGACTTGGGATTGTTTTGAGGAAACTGg TGATGAAAACATTGAAGTAGCCAAACTATCTCATGTATGTTGGCTGGATGTGAGAGGAAAATTGACAATGTCAGATCTGTCCCCGGAGGTTGAATATGAGATTGTGTATGTGGTGAAGTTGACAAAAGGGGCTTCTGGTTGGGAACTCCCTATCAGGCTTAAACTCTCTCTCCCAGATGGAAGAGTTCAAGAACGCCAAGTTTGCCTTTTGGAGAAGCCTAGAAAACAATGGATGGAGCTCAATGTTGGCAATTTCCAGTCCAAGGATGGAGAATCGGGAGAAGTTTGCTTCGATCTTTTTGAGCATGGAGGACATTGGAAAATTGGGCTTATAATTAAAGGTGCCATCCTTCGGCCAAAACAGA
- the LOC126721677 gene encoding protein PHLOEM PROTEIN 2-LIKE A1-like isoform X5: MKKKASTDLINKNTVSEEFLEFKRKKKWGDKSTGYKCFMLYPRSLYITWGNRENWTWDCFEETGDENIEVAKLSHVCWLDVRGKLTMSDLSPEVEYEIVYVVKLTKGASGWELPIRLKLSLPDGRVQERQVCLLEKPRKQWMELNVGNFQSKDGESGEVCFDLFEHGGHWKIGLIIKGAILRPKQS, from the exons ATGAAGAAGAAGGCATCAACAGATCTCATCAACAAGAACACTGTGTCTGAAGAATTCCTTGAATTCAAGAGGAAG AAAAAATGGGGTGATAAGTCGACAGGCTATAAGTGCTTTATGTTGTATCCAAGGTCACTCTACATCACCTGGGGTAATCGTGAAAACTGGACTTGGGATTGTTTTGAGGAAACTGg TGATGAAAACATTGAAGTAGCCAAACTATCTCATGTATGTTGGCTGGATGTGAGAGGAAAATTGACAATGTCAGATCTGTCCCCGGAGGTTGAATATGAGATTGTGTATGTGGTGAAGTTGACAAAAGGGGCTTCTGGTTGGGAACTCCCTATCAGGCTTAAACTCTCTCTCCCAGATGGAAGAGTTCAAGAACGCCAAGTTTGCCTTTTGGAGAAGCCTAGAAAACAATGGATGGAGCTCAATGTTGGCAATTTCCAGTCCAAGGATGGAGAATCGGGAGAAGTTTGCTTCGATCTTTTTGAGCATGGAGGACATTGGAAAATTGGGCTTATAATTAAAG
- the LOC126721677 gene encoding protein PHLOEM PROTEIN 2-LIKE A1-like isoform X4 has protein sequence MKKKASTDLINKNTVSEEFLEFKRKKKWGDKSTGYKCFMLYPRSLYITWGNRENWTWDCFEETGDENIEVAKLSHVCWLDVRGKLTMSDLSPEVEYEIVYVVKLTKGASGWELPIRLKLSLPDGRVQERQVCLLEKPRKQWMELNVGNFQSKDGESGEVCFDLFEHGGHWKIGLIIKGAILRPKQS, from the exons ATGAAGAAGAAGGCATCAACAGATCTCATCAACAAGAACACTGTGTCTGAAGAATTCCTTGAATTCAAGAGGAAG AAAAAATGGGGTGATAAGTCGACAGGCTATAAGTGCTTTATGTTGTATCCAAGGTCACTCTACATCACCTGGGGTAATCGTGAAAACTGGACTTGGGATTGTTTTGAGGAAACTGg TGATGAAAACATTGAAGTAGCCAAACTATCTCATGTATGTTGGCTGGATGTGAGAGGAAAATTGACAATGTCAGATCTGTCCCCGGAGGTTGAATATGAGATTGTGTATGTGGTGAAGTTGACAAAAGGGGCTTCTGGTTGGGAACTCCCTATCAGGCTTAAACTCTCTCTCCCAGATGGAAGAGTTCAAGAACGCCAAGTTTGCCTTTTGGAGAAGCCTAGAAAACAATGGATGGAGCTCAATGTTGGCAATTTCCAGTCCAAGGATGGAGAATCGGGAGAAGTTTGCTTCGATCTTTTTGAGCATGGAGGACATTGGAAAATTGGGCTTATAATTAAAGGTGCCATCCTTCGGCCAAAACAGAGTTGA